A window of Thiocapsa bogorovii genomic DNA:
ACGTGTGCGGTGAATCGCCTGCAGCAACGGATCGAGGCAGCGGTGTAAGATGGTTCCTGCATGCACGAGGGGTCTCCTGGCGGGTTTCGTCGCTTTCCAGGGACAACGACCTCTCGTGCATGTTCAATCCTGTGCAAAGAATGCGATTTAACGCACTGAAAAAGTCTACATTATTTTGGGGATACCTCAGGGACAGACCACGTTTTTCTGCTAGACTTCGCGTACCCCTATTTCCCTGCCCGGTCCCGTTCCCCTGCCCAGACGCGCCCGGATCGTAGCCGCCGGTTATCCGATGCACGTGATCCTGCGCGGGATCGACCGGGCCGCGGTATTCTTCGACGACGCAGATCGGCGGTACTTCCTGGAGTGGCTGGGCGCGGCGGCGGCTCGCATGGAGGGGGTCAGGTCTTGCCTTTTGCCTTTCCAGGGGGCAGTAGGGTCACCCATTGCGCACTTCTGGCTTCGCTCCGTGAGCGGTCCGGGCCGTGTGGTACATGTGCAGAACATGGGGCCACGTCTCGAAATCACGCATACGTAATTTCAAGACGTGACCACGATGCTCGCGCAATTGGCCGGCACGTCTTTCGCCAGCCGTTCGGCACACTAAATGATGGACGCCGGTTGCGAGGTTCCAGTTGCGCGTCGGTCGCGTGTCCGTGCCGCCCGACACCCAGCCGCCGATGGCCCGGGTGCCTAGTCCGATAGGGAAGACGGGCTGATCGCTGATGCCGTCGGTCTTGGTCCACGGTCTTTAGAGCTCGCGGGCGGCGTCCGCGCTCAACAGGTTGTCCGCGGTGGTGTCGGCTCCGCTGGCCTTGACCTTGTCCTCGATCGTGCGGTCCACGGACACGTCCCCGGTGGCAACGGGCTCGACGGCGTCGGCGGTGCCTCGCATCTCCGGCCGGCGCCCCGCGTGTAACCCGGCGCCACGATCGGCGCTCGCCGCGGCGAGCGCGCCGGCGTCGAACAGCCGTACCTTGTAGATCGGCTCGGGCATCACGATGCCGGCACGGTCGAACGCCGATTTCACCGCGCGGATCGCCTCGCTGCGGACTTTCAGGAAGTCGACCTGCGTCTGATCGATCCACGCATAACAGCGCAAGATCACATTGGAATCGCCCAGCGATTGCACGACGACGAGCGGTTTTGGATCCTGCAACACGCCCGTCACCGCCAGCAGTGTGCTCAATGCCAGCGATTGCGCCGCGGGCAGATCTTGATCCGTGTCGACACCCACGTCGAATTCGAAGCGGCGCTCCCGATTGCGGGTGTAGTTCACGATCACGGCCTTGAACACCATGGCGTTCGGAATGCGAACGTGGTTGCCATCCGGCGACAGCAGTATCGTCGCGCGCGCGGTCAGCTTGATCACGTTGCCTTGATGGCCGTCGATATCGACGAAATCGTTGACCTCGAAGGGGTTGCGCAAGCTCAGCAGGATACTGGCGATATAATTTTCGACGGTGTCGCGCACCGCGAAGCCGACCGCCAAGCCGATGATCCCGGCCGCTCCGAGTATGGTACCCAGCAACGCGGTTGCATCGAGCAGACTCAGCGCCATCACCAGCCCCGCGATCACGAACGACAAATGCGTGAGCTGTCCGAGCAGGTGGGCGATGAAGTGATTTGGGGCGATGCGCCGGAACAACCCCTGACGGGCCGCCAGCCATCGACCGGTGATCCAAAAGAGCGCCAGGATGACGAGTGCAAGCAGAAACAGTGGCAGACCGACCAAGACCTGCTGCGCGAGCTTGACGCTCTTGGTCCACATCGCCCGCAGCCGTGGTTGCAGCTCGCGGTTGACGCTGATGGCGTTCTCGACCTTCACGACGCCTTCGACTTTACGGGCGAACGTCAGCGCCATGGTCTCCGTCGCGGCCGATTCGACTTCGCCGCTCAGGAACACGATTCCGCCGGAAACCCTGACCGACAACCCTTTCAGTCCCTGGATCTCCGCGTAAATGCTCTGCAGCCGCTGACGGATCTTCGCGTCGTCCTTCTCGGAGGTGCCAGCGGAGATCACCTGATCGCTCGCGGTTGCCGCCTCTTCTTTCTCGCCGGTCAGCAAGTCGGTCAACTCGTCCGCTCGCGGTGAAGCGGCGATCAGGAGGCAGGCCGAGATCAAACCCACAACGAAGAGCCGGTATCCGATCATCGGAACCCATTGCCCGCGCGCAATCCATCCGTGCGGAACGTCGCCTTTGTGC
This region includes:
- a CDS encoding mechanosensitive ion channel family protein; its protein translation is MHKGDVPHGWIARGQWVPMIGYRLFVVGLISACLLIAASPRADELTDLLTGEKEEAATASDQVISAGTSEKDDAKIRQRLQSIYAEIQGLKGLSVRVSGGIVFLSGEVESAATETMALTFARKVEGVVKVENAISVNRELQPRLRAMWTKSVKLAQQVLVGLPLFLLALVILALFWITGRWLAARQGLFRRIAPNHFIAHLLGQLTHLSFVIAGLVMALSLLDATALLGTILGAAGIIGLAVGFAVRDTVENYIASILLSLRNPFEVNDFVDIDGHQGNVIKLTARATILLSPDGNHVRIPNAMVFKAVIVNYTRNRERRFEFDVGVDTDQDLPAAQSLALSTLLAVTGVLQDPKPLVVVQSLGDSNVILRCYAWIDQTQVDFLKVRSEAIRAVKSAFDRAGIVMPEPIYKVRLFDAGALAAASADRGAGLHAGRRPEMRGTADAVEPVATGDVSVDRTIEDKVKASGADTTADNLLSADAAREL